From Echinicola soli, a single genomic window includes:
- a CDS encoding DUF4347 domain-containing protein, with protein sequence MHRFNITVLIICAFLFGCSFSADYAGGIYVDKAVKERESFFLLERASGSETYHLITHGRPGYLLIDGEWLDKAQIVDFLEPGIQNSRFKNLHIYGCEFAKGNIGTEAVEYIGNKLGIKVAASEDITGKDGDWDLEVGIASGRFLFPGYHHNLQQTGSTDDLDGDGINDRADVDDDNDGIPDMQEGACPDGLAPHSAFTSLSQIRNIPSGRYYFDLGEGVFQADIDDSENGGWLLVLQYVHKGGTNPSLTALAAGDDFPETSGAALGTSEAADMAKWGHAGNSALNQFDGDFEIRFYGETSLHGRKIHFKTTLGTSYVKTGIGSFAGISDVANHTLLSGHTANLPAIANNRFLNQNDQALTNFPFYRNLTNHWGIRGRGNRWEVDAPDGSGSANNTIHRVWIRATTALDCEPADTDQDDIPDHHDLDSDGDGCPDAIEGDGAFTQADLQEAFNDGGDLEEKRNLCPDRSCVDARGVPVRETISQEQGIGDSQTASDDADDDGIGDTCDCYDNTLSGDADGDNVPDYADVDSDNDGISDCAESMQSSEVVIVDGSNTTERIARWEGGNGKNLVEVAVRPGFSAEYGGSAPADDFTGTGNMLNASINMGDSPGKIVYDLTQKVYGRVEYMLTNRNGDPHDSHNEDHFEIEYNVDLFTARLVSGDISGIGVGDLVQNMMEYKLTDPNTKYEIKLTSTLPFSPEDQYTFKHKFINASAINKESPGLELLTTSCLDRDTDGDEIVDRLDLDSDNDGIPDAIEGCTGIRNEDLDGNCRLPFDPGTVDEDDCASGATVRPCDIPLDTDEDGISDHLDLDSDGDHCADSREAFGRGGEGTNNNVNNTYDNTLSVDTKGLTTKVGCGAPGSDGWRNENNKNKCTRIYTNPAMHTIGKRVP encoded by the coding sequence ATGCATAGATTTAATATTACGGTACTGATCATTTGTGCTTTTTTGTTCGGTTGTTCCTTTTCTGCTGATTATGCGGGGGGGATATATGTGGATAAAGCCGTTAAAGAGCGTGAAAGCTTCTTTTTATTGGAGAGAGCTTCAGGTTCGGAAACGTATCATTTGATCACCCATGGCCGTCCGGGGTATCTGCTGATTGATGGGGAATGGCTGGATAAAGCACAAATTGTGGATTTTTTGGAGCCAGGTATTCAAAATTCAAGGTTCAAAAACCTGCATATTTACGGCTGTGAATTTGCTAAGGGGAACATAGGAACAGAAGCAGTAGAATACATAGGGAACAAACTTGGAATCAAAGTGGCCGCTTCTGAGGATATTACAGGAAAGGACGGGGATTGGGACCTGGAGGTAGGTATTGCTTCAGGCCGTTTTTTATTTCCCGGATATCACCACAACTTACAGCAAACGGGATCAACGGATGATTTGGATGGAGATGGAATAAATGACAGGGCAGATGTTGATGACGACAATGACGGGATTCCTGATATGCAGGAAGGTGCCTGTCCTGATGGGTTGGCACCTCATAGTGCTTTCACGAGTTTGTCACAAATTCGAAATATCCCTTCGGGAAGGTATTATTTTGATTTAGGTGAAGGGGTTTTTCAAGCGGATATAGATGACAGTGAAAATGGCGGATGGCTGTTGGTACTGCAGTATGTACATAAGGGAGGCACTAATCCCTCATTGACCGCATTAGCTGCCGGAGACGATTTCCCCGAAACCAGTGGGGCTGCTTTGGGAACCAGTGAAGCTGCAGATATGGCCAAATGGGGACACGCCGGCAATTCAGCCCTTAATCAATTTGATGGCGACTTTGAAATACGTTTTTATGGAGAAACCAGTTTACATGGCCGGAAAATTCATTTTAAAACCACATTAGGGACTTCGTATGTCAAAACCGGCATAGGATCTTTTGCCGGGATCTCCGATGTGGCAAATCATACACTGCTTAGTGGGCATACGGCCAACCTGCCTGCAATAGCAAATAACCGATTTTTGAATCAAAATGATCAAGCTTTGACAAATTTTCCTTTTTACAGGAATTTAACTAACCATTGGGGCATAAGAGGACGTGGGAATCGATGGGAAGTGGATGCGCCGGATGGCAGTGGATCGGCCAACAATACCATTCATAGGGTATGGATAAGGGCGACGACGGCTTTAGATTGTGAACCTGCCGATACTGATCAGGATGATATTCCTGATCATCATGATCTGGACAGTGATGGAGACGGCTGCCCCGATGCTATAGAGGGAGATGGGGCTTTTACGCAGGCTGATTTACAGGAGGCTTTTAATGATGGGGGGGATCTTGAAGAGAAGAGGAATTTATGCCCTGACCGCAGCTGTGTAGACGCCCGTGGGGTTCCTGTCAGGGAAACCATCAGTCAGGAACAGGGAATTGGTGATAGTCAAACTGCCAGCGACGATGCTGATGACGATGGGATAGGCGACACTTGTGACTGTTATGACAATACCCTATCCGGTGATGCCGACGGCGACAATGTACCCGATTATGCGGATGTGGATAGTGATAACGATGGAATATCAGATTGTGCTGAAAGTATGCAGTCAAGCGAAGTGGTCATTGTAGATGGCTCAAATACAACGGAAAGAATAGCCAGATGGGAAGGGGGAAATGGAAAAAACCTGGTGGAGGTGGCCGTAAGACCGGGATTCAGTGCGGAATATGGTGGAAGTGCCCCCGCTGATGATTTTACCGGAACCGGAAATATGCTGAATGCCAGTATAAATATGGGGGATAGTCCGGGCAAGATCGTATATGATCTGACACAAAAGGTTTACGGACGTGTTGAGTATATGCTTACCAACCGAAATGGTGATCCACATGACAGTCACAATGAAGATCATTTCGAAATAGAATATAATGTTGACCTATTTACCGCTAGATTGGTGTCGGGGGATATTTCGGGGATTGGTGTCGGGGATTTAGTCCAAAATATGATGGAATATAAATTAACTGATCCGAATACCAAATATGAAATTAAGTTAACATCAACCCTGCCTTTTTCCCCGGAAGATCAATATACGTTCAAGCATAAATTTATCAACGCATCGGCTATAAATAAAGAAAGTCCGGGACTGGAGTTATTAACAACATCGTGCCTTGACAGGGACACAGATGGAGATGAGATCGTGGACCGTTTAGATTTGGACAGTGACAATGACGGTATCCCGGATGCCATCGAAGGCTGTACCGGGATAAGAAATGAAGACCTGGATGGAAACTGCCGGCTACCGTTTGATCCCGGTACGGTCGATGAAGATGATTGTGCTTCAGGGGCTACCGTAAGGCCTTGTGATATACCACTGGATACTGATGAAGACGGTATATCCGATCACTTGGACTTGGACAGTGACGGTGATCACTGCGCCGATAGCCGGGAAGCTTTTGGAAGGGGGGGAGAGGGGACCAACAATAATGTAAACAACACCTATGACAATACCCTGAGTGTGGATACGAAAGGTTTGACCACCAAGGTAGGCTGCGGTGCACCGGGAAGTGATGGTTGGCGGAACGAAAACAACAAAAACAAGTGCACAAGAATATATACTAACCCGGCCATGCATACCATTGGGAAGAGAGTCCCATGA